GCGGAAAGAGCCATTGATGACAGCTGCCGTCAATAATCGGCTAAATTCCTGTTGTATATGAAAATTCTTAGTCATCGTCAGTTCTCCTGTTGAACGACTGTCCTACTTTTTGTCTTCTGAATGATTGTTCTGTAATAAGAGGAAAAACACTCCAGCTGCAACAACGACATCGCCTATGCTAAATGCAACCCGATAAGGGATCCATTTGGGAAGGGTCAGGATATCTGAGAGGAACCACAAACGGGTGGTTTCCTTCATCAGGACCATGTCCTTGCTGAAAGCATGTCTGGCGCCAAGTTGCCAGGTATCCGCCGGTACACCCAATTTGTTGAGGGTATCCGGTGAGATCGGCATCCATCCGCCATTCAGGGCGATCACCACCAGGTTCAGGAGAAGTCCCAAACCCAAAATCCATATACCGGGCTGTTTGCGGTTTAGCCAGACAAACACGACCAAGATAAGCTGGGAGGTGATCAGAATGACAGGAATCCACTGGTCCGGTATCTTATCCCGGGTGCCCGAGATAAAGAAGGCAAGCATCTGTGGCGTTGCGGCGACCAGTATGAGCCAGATGTATTTCAGATCAATCGGTTGGTAAGGTTCTTTTCTAAAACTTGCGTTTAACAAACCCGCTGCCAAACCAAGGGCAACGGCAAAGACCAGGATCATTGCATTCCGATGCCACCGCATCCATCAGGAGCGCCAGCGGCCAAAACGAACATAACGAGGCTTGCAACAGTGACAACTAAACGGACGGTGCGGGAATCGAAACGGGTTGCAATAGAGGTGATTTTGCTTGAGAGCTTGGACATGGTAATTCCTTTCAAAGAATACATCTAGGTTGGTGTTTGGTGAAAGTCACATGGTGTGGTCTTTCAAATTTCTACTCCATTATTATTGCCGAGTGGCTTCAAACTACTCTGCAAAACAGGCTCAAGTACGCAAATATAACAGGATTGATATACTTTAATCCTGCACCAACCTATCAAGTGCCTGTTAGACGCAAAAAACACCGGATAGATACCTATCCGGTGTGCAATTTCAGTGCCGAATTGTTATACTTCGCTACTTTTGGATCAGTGTTTCATAGAGTTCACGGGTCTGACGGGAGGGCGGCGCGTTGATTTCTTTGACCAAAGCGACCCGGCAGCGCTCATATTGGCGGACGATTGCGGCCCGATTTCCAGTTGCAGCATGGATCCGCATGGCTAAGCGATGGGCATCTTCTAGGCAGGCATCTTCAGTGAGCGCCTGATAGCAATACCGCAACGCGGTCTTATATGACTTACGCTCCATATACATATTGGCCAGCCGCATCAGCACATCCAGATACATCTGGTAATAACGCTGTCGGTCGGTGATCGCCCAAATTTCCTCGATCTCGGAAAGGTAATCCCCTTTATAGCTTTCCACCGCAGTCTTTAAATAATTGATCTTATCCCGCGGATCCTTCGCCTTTTGGGCACGATCAACTGCGCTGGTGAAGGATTCCACGTCATATTCATAATCCAATGACCAGTTGAACTGGTAATAGTCATCCTGCAATAAAACGCTTTGGCGACCCACGGCGCGCCGGAGCCGATAGAGCGTATTCTTGAAACGCAGCTTCAATTCGTCAGGCGTCGCATCAGGCCAGAAATACAACCCCACCTGCTCTTTGGTCAGCCCTTCCGGGTGGGCCAGGAACAGAAAGAACATATCTCGGGAGGTCTGAGTCTGCCAATCGCTGCTGCTCACCAAGCGGCTGTTGATATGCACCTGAGCTTTCCCGAAGCTTTGAATGATCATCTTCGGTGGAGCGAAGGGCATGATGGTTGCCTGTCGGCGGATCTTGCGCCTGGTGACGGGGAGTTTCTCCTCAAACGAATCCACCCGTTCCAGGATCCTGGCGTATTGGCGTTTGACCTCATGCTTGCCTTTCACGGCGGTCAGGAGGTCCTTGAATTCACGAGCCTGAATGATCAGAGGCGTGGCATAGTTGTTTTCCAACAGAGCAGGCAGTACCTTTTCCAGATAGACCAGGGCCTCATCTTTGTCCTCCTGGGCAGCAAGCCCCAGTGAACAGCTGAATGCTGCCCGCAAGGCCTCACTCTGGTTGCCCTCCGCCTCAAAATAATCATAAGCTTTCTTAGCAGAAGACAGACCAAGTGCATACTGGTCCTGGCGAAGGTGATAAATCGCCAGCTCCAGTTCCAACAGGTTCAGGTTATACGATGATTGACTTTCAAGCGCCTTTTCTTTGGCATTCGCAAAGACCACTTCCGCCTTGGGAAATGTGCCTGAAATCCGGTTGAGGATTCCTTCAGCCAACGTCAGATAGAAGAGCATAAAGTAATCATTGGTCCGCTTTGCAATAGTCTCAGCTTGTCTATAGACATCTAATGATTCTTCATACGCATCTAAATCTTTATAAAGGTCACCCAAGCTTGTCAAACTCAGAGTTTCAGTTCTTGGAGAATTGCTAATTTTGGAATATTCAATTGCTTTTTCAAAATTCGCTGCAGCTTTTTCGAAATCACCGCGTAGTTGTTGAAGAACACCCAAGTTATTTAATAACTCTGCAGTCCAGGACATGTTGCCGCCTGTACTCCAAATATCCAGCGCCTCCTGATACATCATTTCAGCCCGGACGTAGTCACCCAAGACCTTGTGCATCAGACCGATGTTGAACAAAACCTTCGGGACGTTCTGATGGTCGTCATAACTCTCAAACAGTCGGAGGGATTCCTTAAGGATATTGATCGCTTCCTTAACTTCACCCTTATAGTAGAGCGTCACCCCAATGTTGCGGAGGGCTTCAGCCTTGATCAGGCCATATTCCGGGAATGCGTCCAGAATCTCAATAGCGTTTCTATTGTCCGCCAGCGATTTTTGAAGGTCGCCTTGAATCTGCATGGCCACCGCTCTGCGGATCAGGCTCAGAGCCAATACCTCGATATTCGCCGGGTCATTATCTTCCAGAAGGCGATCAATGACCTTGGTAAAAAGCTGAATGCCCTGATCCACTTCGCCGCCATTGACCAAAATCGCCGCCTGCAAAGACAGTAACGAAGGACGCGAAGTAGCGATATCCGGTGGCAGAGCTGCCATCCACTCCTTCAAGGTCAGCAGCTTACCGCCTGTGACCATCGCAGGGCCGGCTTTTTCCACCAGGCTGAGCATCTTATCAACCGCGCGAACCTGCTTATACAGAATAAAAGCCTGTTCCCAGTCCTGGTGTTCTGCGAAATCATCCGCTAAAGCAATTGTGATCAAGACTGTCTCTTCGGGGCGCTCTTTGCGCATCCTGACTTGAAGGAAATCCCGGAAGAGATGATGATATCGCAGCCACAGGTCATCCGAATCCCCCACCGGCAGCACAAAGAGGTTCCGAATCATCACCTGGTCAATTGACGACTGCCAGGATTCGGTGATTTTCAATGCCTTTCCAATCACCCGCTTACAACGCTGGACATCATATTCCTCAAGAATGGATGTTCGCAGCAGGAAAAGCTTGATATCTTCCGGCTGCTGCTCAAAGACCTGTTGGGCCATATAGTCATACAGGTTCACACCCGAAACTCTGGCCGTCCTAATCCGCTCTCCAATTTCATCTTCCAAGAGCTGCGTGGAGAGCAATAACCCCGTGATCCACCCTTCCGTCTGCTGGGTGATCTCTTCAGCGGATTTATCGGTAATGGTAATGTGATAATTTTTCAGGAGCAGTTCCTGAATTTCTTGCGAAGTGAATGATATTTCCTCAAATGACAGACCACCGACCTGATTTCGGGCCACCAACAAGGGCATATCCGAAAGGGTCAGCAACCGCCGTGATGAAACCATCAGGTGGACGTTTTCATCCGCTGCCTGGAGGAAGCTGTTGATAAATTGATTCACCAACTCCCCATCTTCAACAAGCTGATAGTCATCCAGCATGAAGATGAAGTGCTCTGTGATGTGCTCGTAGATATCATTGGCAATCGTTGAGACGATTGCAGGGATATCCAATTGAGATTGGGGGATACTATTCAGTACAGAGAGGGAGTTTTTGCCAAATTCCGGGAAACGAGCCTGAATGGCGGCGATAAAATGCGAAATAAATCGGAAGGGGTCCTGATCCAGCGGATCAAGCGTTAACCAACTAATGGGCCATTCGGTATGGGTGGCAAAATCAATCAGTAGGGAGGTCTTGCCATAGCCAGCGGGCGCAGCAATAATGATCAGTTTGAGGTCAAGCAGGTCATTTAAAATCGATAACAGTCGCTGACGTGTGACGATTTCGTCACGCCGACGCGGAATAATTAATTTTGTCCTCGTGATCGGGTATTTACTATCCACAGCCGCCTTCTGCTCTTCTTCCCTGTTGCCGCACCGATAAACAGAAGTCATTTTCATCCAACAATTGATAATGAATGGCAATCACTCCATGTATTCATTCCAAATCAATATTTGTTAATCTTATCAGACAAAACACATTTTGTGAATAACTCTACTTATTCAAGACAAGTAAACCGTATAAACAGCACCTTAATCAAAAATTTTTATTGACATATAATCGATTTAATGCCTTGAAAAATGTATAATAGTGTTTAAGATAAAGGATTATTCGTATGCAGTGGTTCAAATCAATATTGTTTATCAAAACATCTGGCAAAGGCTTCTACAATTTTACAGACGCAATCAATAGCCAGCTCCGCCAGTGGGAAATCGAAGAGGGAATGGCTTTCCTCTTTGTTCAGCATACCAGTGCGTCTCTGGTTATAAACGAAAATTATGCCCCGTCCGCCCAAACCGATATGGAGAACTTTTTAGAGCATATCGCACCGGAAGGGGAACTCTGGTACGCTCACACCCTGGAAGGCAAAGATGATACCCCCGCCCATCTACGCACCATGGTCACCAACATCAGCCTTGAAATACCAGTGGATAATGGAATCCTCAGTTTAGGAACCTGGCAAGGCATCTACCTGGCTGAACATCGGAATTCAGCCCACCAAAGGCGAGTGCTTCTACGGGTACTTTCAACCACCCCTTAACCAATCCAGCGAGAAAGCAACTTTGACTTACTCAACCCTAATCAAAGTTTGTCAATCCAAAATTTAAAGGAGTAGCAATGAATATCGAACTCAAATATCAACCCTCCTACACCCTGGGGATCGTTACCCTCGGACCAAGTGAAGAAATCCAGGTGGAAGGCGGCTCAATGGTCAGCATGTCCCCGGATGTTGCCATCGAAACCAAGGCGCGCGGTGGCCTGCTCAAATCACTGGGCCGGGCGATGCTGGGCGGCGAATCCTTTTTTCAGAACACCTTCCGCGCCGGCCCAAAAGGCGGAGAGATCACGGTTGCCCCCGCATTACCGGGCGATATGCACATCGTTCAATTAAACAATGATGCCATGGTCGTGCAATCCGGCTCATATGTGGCCTCGGAAAACGGCGTCACTGTTGACACCAAATGGGGCGGCGCGAAAACCTTCTTTGCCTCCGAAGGGCTGATTATGCTGCAGGTCTCCGGCACGGGTAAAGCCGTCCTTTCCTCCTATGGCGCCATCCACGAGTTGGACCTGGCTGCCGGCCAACGTTACACCGTTGATACCGGCCATTTGGTCGCTTTTAGCCATAACATGGGCTTCAATGTCCGGGCCGTTGGTGGCATCAAGTCCACCCTCTTCAGTGGTGAGGGCTTGGTGGTGGATCTGACTGGCCCCGGAAAAGTCCTGCTGCAGACCCGCTCAACGGACGCATTCCTTTCCTGGCTGCTCCCCAAGCTACCAAAAGACCATAGCAACCACTAAATTGGTAATTACGACTAATTATCTGGTTACGGCCCTCTCCGGCCCTCCCTGAGGGCCTACACATGGATAATACATAAGCCCCATCCGAAGTTCGGATGGGGCTTTTATTTTTGGTAAGAATATCGAGTATATCAACTAATAGATAAACGGAATCAGCGCCCAGGTGCGTTCCTTATAGGCCGCATAGTCGGGAACATGGCGTTGCATGAAAGACTCTTCAATTGAGATGCGCAGCATGACGCCCAGAACACCCACCAGAGCAGGAATCCAAGATGGCCCAGCCGCCAAAAAAAGCGGACAGGCAACCAGGAAAAGAATATTTCCCAGGGAAACGGGATGCCGAATAGTCTTATAGAGGCCGGTAATCACCAGCTGGGTATCGTCGCGTTCTATGGCCTGGCTGAAGCCCTCTTCCAGGTTCAAATATCCTTTGACAGAGAAAAACACCGCCCCAGCAAATAGCGCTCCACCAGAAACCATCTCCCAGATGGAAGGTTGGGTGTGAAGGAAAATAAACTCAGCCACGGGTCCAACCAGCACCAGCCACATCGGGGCCAGGATCAGCCACACAGTCCAATCCCCCCAACCTTTACGAATGTTGTTTCCGGGACGCCGCAGGACAGCTCGTTCACTGATCTTGAGTCCCGCAAAAAGTAGAGCATAAATGATTAATGGGTAATAATCTAAAATAATCTTCATATAACTTTCCAGGGCCGTTTAAATTATTCTATCCTTTTTGGTAAAAAGGCCCAACCTATAAAATATAACACAACCTCCATCATATGGTAAATGTTATCCTCATAATATGTGATTTATAATCAACCCATCCTCATCAACCATAAACCTTCTAACAGGAATTTCGGACCCAACTCAAATGGATAAAAGCATTCGAAAACTTTTCACTGACGAACTATTGGCACAAGCCTTGGCTGCCTACGGCATAAAACCCGCAGAGGCTGAGATTCTGGACGGCTTTGAGAGCTTCATCTACCAGGTCACAATGGGCGACGAGGAATATATCCTCCGTATTGGTCACGACCATCGACGCGGTGCTGACCTGGTTTATGCCGAAGCGAATTTTCTGAATTACCTTTCACTATGCGGGTTGTCGGTCCCCGCCGTCCACCCGACGCGTGAGGGCACATTGGTCAGTGCTATTCCGGCCGCTGATGGGTCACATTTCATCACAGCCTTATTCACAAAAGCACTAGGTCATCCCCCCAAGCGCAAGGACCGGACCCCCGAGCTGTTCAAGCGGATGGGCGCCTTTCTGGGCCGGCTTCACACATTCAGCGCAGCCTATCAGCCAGACGAGAATACCCCAAAGCGATACACCTTCGATGTGGATTCTAAGGCGATGATTGCTGAGGCAGAAAAATCCCTCCCAAAGGGCGACGAAGTCATCAAAGCGCTCTATCGGGAGACGATTGATAAAATCTTGGCCCTCCCAAGGGACAATGGCGGTTTTGGCCTCTGCCATAGCGATTTTCACAGTGGCAATTTCTTCATAACGGACAAAGGCCAAATCACCCTATTCGACTTTGATGATTGCCAATATGCCTGGTATATCTATGACATTGCGATGGCGTTGTTTTATGCCATTTCCATGGACTGCCAGAGCCAGGAGGAACTGGAAGCCGCCCAGACCTTTCTAAGCAGCTTCCTGAGCGGTTACCGGCAGGAATTCACACTTGATCCAGGCTGGTTACTTCAAATCCCTCTTTTTCTCAAATTGCGGGAAATGGACCTTTACATCATCATCCACCGGAGCATGGATATGAACAACCTGGATGCCTGGTGCGAGAGGTATATGGATCACCGCCGCGAGAAAATCTTGAACAACACGCCATATTGTGCGCTTGACTATGCCAGGCCCTGATAACATAACTTTTTATCCTTCTCCCATTAATGACAAAAGCGCCCCCACGTTGTGGGGGCGTTTATCATCTTAGGTGCTACTTACCGTTCAAACACGCTATCAGGCAGTCTAATCCCAGCGGCAACCAGTTTCGGGGTGAACCCTGGGCGCAAACCTGTGGGCTTATGCGTGCCCTGGATCATACCGTTCTTGATGCCGGCATGTTCAAAGGCATAGAGGTCCTGCATAACGACCGTGTCACTCTCCATGCCCTGCACCTCAGCCACCTTCACGATCTTACGGGTACCATCCTTCATTCTTTCAAGGTGCACAATCAATTCCATGGAGGAGGCCACCTGTTCACGGATAGCCCGCAGGGGCAGATCCATCCCGGCCATCATCACCATGGTTTCAATACGTCGTAAGGCATCCCGAGGACCGTTAGAGTGGATGGTGGTCATAGAGCCGTCATGACCAGTGTTCATGGCCTGAAGCATGTCAACCGCTTCACCACCACGGCACTCACCGACGACAATGCGGTCAGGGCGCATACGCAGGGCATTGATCACCAATTGGCGAATGGTAATTTCGCCTTTCCCTTCAATGTTCGGTGGGCGTTTCTCAAGCCGGACCACATGCGACTGGCGCAGCTGAAGCTCCGCTGTATCCTCAATGGTGATCACCCGTTCACCCTCAGGGATGAACGAGGAAAGCACGTTGAGGAAGGTGGTTTTACCGGTACCGGTACCACCGGAGACCACCATGTTAACCCTGGCCTCAACGCAAGCCTTGAGGAAGTTGGCCAAACTGATGTTCAACGTCCCATTCGAGATCAAGTCCTGCACTTGGAACGGCCGGGTGGCAAATTTACGGATAGTCAGTACAGCGCCGTTCAGTGAAAGCGGTGGAATGGTTGCGTTCACACGGAAACCACTGGGCAAGCGGGCATCCACCATTGGCGAGGATTCATCCACACGCCTGCCGATGGGCGATACAATCCGGTCAATGACCCGCATCAGGTGCCCTTCGCTTTCAAACTTCACATTAGTCGGTTTGATAAGACCAAATCGTTCAACATAGACCTTATCATAGCCATTGACCATGATTTCTGTAATGTCGTTATCTTTCAACAAAGGTTCAATTGGGCCATACCCCACAATATCCGCAACAACCAATTCCAAAAGCTGATTACGGGTGTCATGGTTATAAAGAAAATGCTCTTCTTCCAGAACTTTATTGAAGACTTCTTCAATCAATACCTTCAGCTTTTCAGGATTGACCGACGAGTCAGATTTGCTGTTTTCAAGCAGTTCCTTTTGGACTGCATCCCGAATGGCAATAAAATCGTTATGATGCTCTGAAGCAATGGTTTGGCTTTGTTGAACGGGAGTTGAACTCTCCTTATTCATCGCTGGTCGATTTGAAAACATGAGCCCTCCTACAAGGTCCTACAGATAAATCCTTTTTATTGTTGAATGCTGGGAACAATCAATTGTCTCCCAAAATTGATCACCGTGCTCTTAGGCAAATTATTCGCCTCAAGAATAGCATCAATGGTCGATAGGTTGTCATCTGCGAAGAAGGCCAAACAAGCCCCATCGCTGATCTCAATTTCAGTATTAATATATATGCCGCCGATTCCTTGAAGCACTTCCTGCAGCGCTGAATAGGCCGAATCATAATCACCGGTTGCATCCCAGTAACTGGCCTGAGCCATCAAATTATTGACGGACCCCAGCTCAGTATAGGAGGTGATCTCAATCGAATTCAAAGCATAGAGATAATATGACACAGCATTCTCATAATCTCTAAGCTTCCCATAAGTGTCGCCGATATATAGCTGAATCTGGAACAACTTCAAATCATTTTCTCTATCGTCCCAAGCTACCAATTCCGCCTGCTCAAAATTGTTGAGCGCATCGGAATAGAATCCTGCTGAGTAATACTGCTCGCCCAGGGCAGAATACGCCTCATAAAGCAAGGTAGCGCTGTTTCCACCAGCGAAGTTGGGATCTGATTCCATGATCTTCGTCAAATTTGTAATCGCAGGCGCCCAATCCATATCCAGGAAATCCTGAAACGCCACTTGATAATACTCAGCGTTGTTCAGGTCTCTTTGTAACGCCGAATTCTTCGGGTCAATACTTGCGGCTTTGGATAGATAGGTGACTGCTTTCTTGACCGAAGTGATCGTCTGATTGCTGTCCGAAAGCATTTCCTTCGCCGTCTGAACAAATTTTAATTGCAGAAGGTTGCTGCTGGCTTCCTGCAGGTTTTCGCGCTCATTCGCATATTGCTTACTCTGCGGAATCAGGGCAACGGCTTTACGATAATATTGTTCCGCTGCCTCAATGTCTTCAATGGTAGCCCCATCATCCTCAAGCATACTAATGATCTTTTTCAGATAGCCCTGAAGCAACTGCTCTGTGATCAGGGGATCATTCAGCTGAGAGTCTAATGCGAGTGCACTTTCATAAGAACCGATGACGGTATCCCAGTCTTCGTTCTCATAAGCTGTATTGCCATCAGCCAACAAAATGGCTATTTGATTTTCCGTCTCGATGGCTTCAATCTGCTGGGATACGTCCCATAATCCAGGGCTTTCTACCTGGATATCATAGAACAAAACTAACGCATCTTCCAGATTGCCAGCCTCCAGAAGAGATTCGGCTTCCTGATATTTAGACTCCATGCGCAAGAGCAGCTCGACTTCCGTTGTCAAATTGGATAACCGTTCATAATCCGGATTGATTTCACGAATATTATCGATAATGGCGGCAGCAGGCTGGGGATTGCCAACCAGCAAGAGCTGTTCCGCCTGATTGGCCATATTGTCCAACGTATAGGATTGTTGAATGCGTTGTTTCTCAGCGATCTGATTATTGAAATATTTAAAGGAAAAATAGAAAACGGTAGCGACGATCAGAATGACGGCAACAATCATTATGATAAAGCCAAAGGAGTTTTTGACTTTTGTTCTTTTTTCAACCTTCTTATTTTTATCCTCCATTGTCTTAATCATCAGCTTCATCTGGAGGTTTTCTTTAAACTTTAATAATGCCGGGTGTTCCGGATAACGCTCTTCAATCTTTTCAAGGGCTTCATTGCATTCAGAGAAGTCGCCGTTTTGAAATAGCTTGATTATATTAATGTACTCAGGATCATTCGAAAGATCGATCGGTATCACGATCTTTTCGTCTATTCCTTCAAACTTGGAATCCTCATTTTTTGATCTTCCAAAATTCGGTCGTAGTGATCCCATTTTCTTCCGCTCTTACCTAATAAATCAATCTATAAAGTGCTAAAGAGGTCCATAATGGCTGGGATGGATGGGCCCAGAATGACTGCAAGCATGGCCGGGAAGATTAACAAAGCAATTGGGAACAACATCTTCCCTGGGAGTTTATTTGCAATTTCTCTGGCCCTAAACTGGCGCTGAACACGCATCTGTAAAGCCTGACTGTGCAAAACATCCGCATAGCTCATACCGACTTTTTCTGCCTGGATGATAATTGCGACGAAACGGGAAAGGTCATCCACATCCAACCGGTTGCTCATATTCCTCAGCGCGGTCGCCCGGGAGATACCCATTTCCATCTCTTTGGTCACCCGTTTGATCTCATGCCCAAGATCGGTATCCCAATAACCACTGATCTTCAACAAGGATTGATCAAACGCCAAACCGGCGCTGGCGCAAACTGAAAGCATATCCAAGGCATCCGGCAGCCCTCGCTGAATTTCATCCTGCCGGACCCTGACTTTGCCATTCAGCCAGACCGTTGGGTACATATAGCAGAGTAGGACGATAATTACACCTATGCCCAACATCTTCAAGTCAATATTCTTAAAATCGCGATTTAGAATGAATGCGACCACAATGCCAGCCACAAAGGCCAGGAAACGGATAGCATAAAATTCACCCGCGTGCATATTGCGTGGATTCCCCGCAATCGTCAATTTGTGTTCCAGATCAACAACCAGCTTTTCAGGCGTAAATCGCCCCAGAAACTGGAGGATCTTTTTAAACCAATTGACGATGGTCCGATTGAAGAGCGACCCACTGATTTCACGCTGGACGATCATTGGGCGCTTTGGGCCGCCCTCCGACACAATTGGCTCAGCGTTGACGAACTGTTCGATCCGGTTCGAGACCTTCTTCCCCGACTTAAGCCAGGAGACGATACCATAAATAATCGTCCCCAAACCAAGGAAGACGACCACCACCCCTACGCCAACAAATAATAAATCGCTATCCAGAAGATTTTCCATAGAAAATAACCCTTAAACTTTAATCTGAATGAGTTTTCGGATCCAAACATTGCCGATGATCACCAACACCAGAGCACCTAAGAAAATCCCTTGGGTGATAATCGATGTCGCCACGGCGTCAAAATAACTGGGGGACAACATGAAAATCGCTAAACCTGTGATAAATGGCATTAATGACAAAAAGTTGCCAACATAGCGCGAATACGATGTCAGTGATCGAATTTCAGCAAACAACTGCATCCTGTCACGGATGGTGTCAATCGTGGATTCAAGAACGGTTGAAAGATTGCCACCCACCTGCGTGTTGATGATGATCGCTGTGA
This Chloroflexota bacterium DNA region includes the following protein-coding sequences:
- a CDS encoding type II secretion system F family protein; its protein translation is MENLLDSDLLFVGVGVVVVFLGLGTIIYGIVSWLKSGKKVSNRIEQFVNAEPIVSEGGPKRPMIVQREISGSLFNRTIVNWFKKILQFLGRFTPEKLVVDLEHKLTIAGNPRNMHAGEFYAIRFLAFVAGIVVAFILNRDFKNIDLKMLGIGVIIVLLCYMYPTVWLNGKVRVRQDEIQRGLPDALDMLSVCASAGLAFDQSLLKISGYWDTDLGHEIKRVTKEMEMGISRATALRNMSNRLDVDDLSRFVAIIIQAEKVGMSYADVLHSQALQMRVQRQFRAREIANKLPGKMLFPIALLIFPAMLAVILGPSIPAIMDLFSTL